From Etheostoma cragini isolate CJK2018 chromosome 1, CSU_Ecrag_1.0, whole genome shotgun sequence, a single genomic window includes:
- the nptnb gene encoding neuroplastin b isoform X1: protein MLAVVLLANLMLPFISAQNAGFVKSPMSETKLTGDTFELYCDVVGYPTPEIQWWYAEINRADSFKQLWDGARKRRVSINTAYGANGVSVLGITRLTLEDSGTYECRASNDPKRNDLRQNPAITWIRAQATISVLQKPKINASDQIILSADTPILPVTLQCNLTTAHTPHKESFWVKNGKEITNTRTEQRNTAYRIVKPRADDSGEYMCVYTFDMAPNANATIEVKAKPDITGHKRSENKNEGENGMLYCKSVGYPHPTWTWRKVDGTSYTDIDNSTGRFFITIRDNYTELNILNLDINTDPGIYQCNATNVIGNTAETTILRVRSNLAPLWPFLGVLAEIIILVVIIVVYEKRKTPDDIIDDDEPVGPMKTNSTNNHKDKNIRQRNTK from the exons ATGCTGGCGGTGGTCCTTTTGGCGAACTTGATGCTGCCTTTCATCTCGGCTCAAAACG CTGGGTTTGTGAAGTCGCCAATGTCTGAGACTAAGCTTACGGGGGACACCTTTGAGCTGTACTGCGACGTGGTTGGTTACCCAACTCCAGAGATCCAGTGGTGGTATGCTGAGATCAACCGAGCTGACTCCTTCAAACAGCTTTGGGACGGAGCTCGCAAGCGGCGGGTATCCATCAACACGGCCTACGGTGCCAATGGGGTTAGTGTGCTCGGCATCACGCGTCTCACATTGGAGGACTCTGGGACCTATGAGTGCCGGGCCAGCAACGACCCCAAGCGCAATGATCTCCGACAAAACCCTGCCATCACCTGGATCCGCGCCCAGGCCACCATTTCAGTGCTACAGA AACCAAAGATCAATGCCTCTGATCAGATCATCCTATCAGCGGACACCCCTATCCTACCAGTTACCCTGCAGTGTAACCTCACCACTGCCCACACTCCCCACAAGGAAAGCTTTTGGGTGAAGAATGGAAAGGAAATCACAAACACACGGACAGAGCAGAGGAACACAGCATACAG aatTGTTAAACCACGGGCAGATGATTCCGGGGAAtacatgtgtgtttacacattTGACATGGCACCGAACGCAAATGCTACAATTGAAGTAAAAG CAAAACCTGATATCACTGGCCATAAGcgaagtgaaaataaaaacgaAGGAGAAAATGGAATGCTTTACTGCAAGTCTGTTGGTTACCCACATCCCACCTGGACATGGCGTAAAGTGGACGGAACATCCTACACG GACATTGACAACTCTACTGGACGCTTCTTCATCACAATCAGAGACAACTACACAGAGCTCAACATACTAAACCTGGACATAAACACCGATCCTGGAATATACCAATGCAACGCAACTAACGTGATTGGAAACACTGCTGAGACCACTATACTACGGGTGCGCAGCAACCTTGCACCACTTTGGCCTTTCCTGGGTGTGCTCGCAGAAATTATAATCCTAGTAGTCATCATTGTTGTGTACGAGAAACGCAAGACGCCAGATGACATTATTGATG ACGATGAACCAGTTGGACCAAT gaaaacaaattcaacaaacaaccacaaggacaaaaacattcGCCAGAGGAATACAAAATAA
- the LOC117949278 gene encoding calcium homeostasis modulator protein 6, producing MESRQQWLTRLKNELSNSPLVSNVAFGFILMGLEKLVELEFECPCNPTWNGVFSSAFFIIPAVMAFTLMLIIQGCRCDLWCRKPITLSSFVPAIVWLILLFLDGQYFACAMTDWEGRFVLVDKAAPQKWCEPISEGDVTPQELMLRSQQLFVFSQVIGIILLIFICVGLVVYVIRESCEQEVEMEDADVAELTVLRMSSLRTRTS from the exons ATGGAAAGTAGACAACAATGGCTTACCAGGCTGAAAAATGAACTTAGCAACAGTCCTCTGGTATCAAATGTGGCTTTTGGCTTTATCCTCATGGGACTAGAGAAGCTGGTGGAGCTGGAGTTTGAGTGTCCTTGCAACCCTACATGGAACGGAGTGTTTTCATCAGCATTCTTCATAATTCCTGCCGTCATGGCCTTCACCTTGATGCTGATCATTCAAGGATGCAGATGTGATTTGTGGTGCCGGAAACCTATTACCCTCTCCAGTTTTGTTCCTGCTATTGTGTGGCTGATTTTGTTGTTCCTCGATGGCCAATACTTTGCTTGTGCTATGACAGACTGGGAGGGTAGATTTGTACTAGTTGACAAGGCAGCACCGCAGAAGTGGTGTGAGCCAATTAGTGAGGGAGATGTCACCCCACAAGAACTAATGCTCCGCTCacaacagctgtttgttttttctcag GTTATAGGCATAATCCTGCTCATTTTCATCTGTGTGGGTCTCGTAGTGTATGTAATCAGAGAAAGCTGCGAACaagaggtggagatggaggatgCAGATGTAGCCGAGCTCACTGTGCTCAGGATGAGCTCTCTACGGACCAGGACATCATGA
- the nptnb gene encoding neuroplastin b isoform X2: MLAVVLLANLMLPFISAQNAGFVKSPMSETKLTGDTFELYCDVVGYPTPEIQWWYAEINRADSFKQLWDGARKRRVSINTAYGANGVSVLGITRLTLEDSGTYECRASNDPKRNDLRQNPAITWIRAQATISVLQKPKINASDQIILSADTPILPVTLQCNLTTAHTPHKESFWVKNGKEITNTRTEQRNTAYRIVKPRADDSGEYMCVYTFDMAPNANATIEVKAKPDITGHKRSENKNEGENGMLYCKSVGYPHPTWTWRKVDGTSYTDIDNSTGRFFITIRDNYTELNILNLDINTDPGIYQCNATNVIGNTAETTILRVRSNLAPLWPFLGVLAEIIILVVIIVVYEKRKTPDDIIDVGPMKTNSTNNHKDKNIRQRNTK; encoded by the exons ATGCTGGCGGTGGTCCTTTTGGCGAACTTGATGCTGCCTTTCATCTCGGCTCAAAACG CTGGGTTTGTGAAGTCGCCAATGTCTGAGACTAAGCTTACGGGGGACACCTTTGAGCTGTACTGCGACGTGGTTGGTTACCCAACTCCAGAGATCCAGTGGTGGTATGCTGAGATCAACCGAGCTGACTCCTTCAAACAGCTTTGGGACGGAGCTCGCAAGCGGCGGGTATCCATCAACACGGCCTACGGTGCCAATGGGGTTAGTGTGCTCGGCATCACGCGTCTCACATTGGAGGACTCTGGGACCTATGAGTGCCGGGCCAGCAACGACCCCAAGCGCAATGATCTCCGACAAAACCCTGCCATCACCTGGATCCGCGCCCAGGCCACCATTTCAGTGCTACAGA AACCAAAGATCAATGCCTCTGATCAGATCATCCTATCAGCGGACACCCCTATCCTACCAGTTACCCTGCAGTGTAACCTCACCACTGCCCACACTCCCCACAAGGAAAGCTTTTGGGTGAAGAATGGAAAGGAAATCACAAACACACGGACAGAGCAGAGGAACACAGCATACAG aatTGTTAAACCACGGGCAGATGATTCCGGGGAAtacatgtgtgtttacacattTGACATGGCACCGAACGCAAATGCTACAATTGAAGTAAAAG CAAAACCTGATATCACTGGCCATAAGcgaagtgaaaataaaaacgaAGGAGAAAATGGAATGCTTTACTGCAAGTCTGTTGGTTACCCACATCCCACCTGGACATGGCGTAAAGTGGACGGAACATCCTACACG GACATTGACAACTCTACTGGACGCTTCTTCATCACAATCAGAGACAACTACACAGAGCTCAACATACTAAACCTGGACATAAACACCGATCCTGGAATATACCAATGCAACGCAACTAACGTGATTGGAAACACTGCTGAGACCACTATACTACGGGTGCGCAGCAACCTTGCACCACTTTGGCCTTTCCTGGGTGTGCTCGCAGAAATTATAATCCTAGTAGTCATCATTGTTGTGTACGAGAAACGCAAGACGCCAGATGACATTATTGATG TTGGACCAAT gaaaacaaattcaacaaacaaccacaaggacaaaaacattcGCCAGAGGAATACAAAATAA
- the nptnb gene encoding neuroplastin b isoform X3 gives MLAVVLLANLMLPFISAQNEPKINASDQIILSADTPILPVTLQCNLTTAHTPHKESFWVKNGKEITNTRTEQRNTAYRIVKPRADDSGEYMCVYTFDMAPNANATIEVKAKPDITGHKRSENKNEGENGMLYCKSVGYPHPTWTWRKVDGTSYTDIDNSTGRFFITIRDNYTELNILNLDINTDPGIYQCNATNVIGNTAETTILRVRSNLAPLWPFLGVLAEIIILVVIIVVYEKRKTPDDIIDDDEPVGPMKTNSTNNHKDKNIRQRNTK, from the exons ATGCTGGCGGTGGTCCTTTTGGCGAACTTGATGCTGCCTTTCATCTCGGCTCAAAACG AACCAAAGATCAATGCCTCTGATCAGATCATCCTATCAGCGGACACCCCTATCCTACCAGTTACCCTGCAGTGTAACCTCACCACTGCCCACACTCCCCACAAGGAAAGCTTTTGGGTGAAGAATGGAAAGGAAATCACAAACACACGGACAGAGCAGAGGAACACAGCATACAG aatTGTTAAACCACGGGCAGATGATTCCGGGGAAtacatgtgtgtttacacattTGACATGGCACCGAACGCAAATGCTACAATTGAAGTAAAAG CAAAACCTGATATCACTGGCCATAAGcgaagtgaaaataaaaacgaAGGAGAAAATGGAATGCTTTACTGCAAGTCTGTTGGTTACCCACATCCCACCTGGACATGGCGTAAAGTGGACGGAACATCCTACACG GACATTGACAACTCTACTGGACGCTTCTTCATCACAATCAGAGACAACTACACAGAGCTCAACATACTAAACCTGGACATAAACACCGATCCTGGAATATACCAATGCAACGCAACTAACGTGATTGGAAACACTGCTGAGACCACTATACTACGGGTGCGCAGCAACCTTGCACCACTTTGGCCTTTCCTGGGTGTGCTCGCAGAAATTATAATCCTAGTAGTCATCATTGTTGTGTACGAGAAACGCAAGACGCCAGATGACATTATTGATG ACGATGAACCAGTTGGACCAAT gaaaacaaattcaacaaacaaccacaaggacaaaaacattcGCCAGAGGAATACAAAATAA